Proteins encoded within one genomic window of Ovis aries strain OAR_USU_Benz2616 breed Rambouillet chromosome 1, ARS-UI_Ramb_v3.0, whole genome shotgun sequence:
- the GATAD2B gene encoding transcriptional repressor p66-beta isoform X3, with protein sequence MNRMDRMTEDALRLNLLKRSLDPADERDDVLAKRLKMEGHEAMERLKMLALLKRKDLANLEVPHELPTKQDGSGVKGYEEKLNGNLRPHGDNRTAGRPGKENINDEPVDMSARRSEPDRGRLTPSPDIIVLSDNEASSPRSSSRMEERLKAANLEMFKGKGIEERQQLIKQLRDELRLEEARLVLLKKLRQSQLQKENVVQKTPVVQNAASIVQPSPAHVGQQGLSKLPSRPGAQGVEQNLRTLQGHSVIRSATNTTLPHMLMSQRVIAPNPAQLQGQRGPPKPGLVRTTTPNMNPTINYQPQSSSSVPCQRTTSSAIYMNLASHIQPGTVNRVSSPLPSPSAMTDAANSQAAAKLALRKQLEKTLLEIPPPKPPAPLLHFLPSAANSEFIYMVGLEEVVQSVIDSQGKSCASLLRVEPFVCAQCRTDFTPHWKQEKNGKILCEQCMTSNQKKALKAEHTNRLKNAFVKALQQEQEIEQRLQQQAALSPTTAPAVSSVSKQETIMRHHTLRQAPQPQSSLQRGIPTSARSMLSNFAQAPQLSVPGGLLGMPGVNIAYLNTGIGGHKAPSLADRQREYLLDMIPPRSISQSISGQK encoded by the exons ATGAATAG GATGGATAGAATGACAGAGGATGCTCTTCGCCTGAATCTGTTGAAGCGGAGCTTGGACCCAGCTGATGAGCGAGATGATGTCCTGGCTAAACGACTCAAAATGGAAGGGCATGAGGCCATGGAACGTCTGAAAATGTTGGCACTGCTCAAACGAAAGGATTTGGCAAATCTTGAGGTGCCACATGAGTTACCCACTAAACAAGATGGCAGTGGAGTCAAGGGCTATGAAGAGAAGCTTAATGGGAATCTCAGGCCTCATGGAGACAACAGGACTGCTGGAAGGCCAGGCAAAGAAAACATCAATGATGAACCTGTAGATATGAGTGCCAGACGGAG TGAACCAGACCGAGGAAGACTAACTCCCTCCCCAGACATCATTGTTTTGTCTGATAATGAGGCTTCCAGCCCCCGTTCCAGCTCCCGAATGGAAGAAAGACTTAAAGCAGCCAACCTAGAGAtgtttaag GGGAAAGGCATTGAAGAACGGCAGCAACTCATCAAGCAGCTGAGAGATGAGCTGCGATTGGAAGAAGCCCGACTGGTGCTGTtaaagaaactgagacagagTCAGCTGCAGAAAGAGAACGTGGTCCAGAAG aCTCCAGTTGTACAGAATGCAGCATCTATTGTTCAGCCATCTCCTGCCCATGTGGGACAGCAAGGCCTGTCCAAGCTTCCCTCCCGGCCTGGGGCCCAAGGGGTTGAACAGAATTTGAGAACATTACAG GGTCACAGTGTCATCCGTTCAGCGACCAATACCACCCTCCCACACATGTTAATGTCTCAACGTGTGATTGCGCCAAACCCAGCCCAGCTACAGGGTCAGCGGGGCCCACCTAAGCCTGGCCTTGTACGCACCACAACACCCAATATGAATCCCACCATCAATTACCAACCG CAGTCAAGTTCTTCTGTTCCCTGTCAGCGCACAACATCCTCTGCCATCTATATGAATCTTGCCTCCCATATCCAGCCAGGGACCGTGAACAGAGTGTCCTCACCACTCCCTAGCCCCAGCGCCATGACAGATGCTGCCAACTCACAGGCTGCAGCCAAATTGGCTCTTCGCAAACAGCTGGAAAAGACACTCTTGGAGATTCCACCCCCTAAACCACCTGCTCCCTTGCTTCACTTCCTGCCTAGTGCAGCCAATAGCGAGTTCATCTACATGGTAGGCTTGGAGGAAGTCGTACAGAGTGTCATCGACAGCCAAG GGAAAAGCTGTGCCTCTCTTCTGCGGGTCGAACCCTTTGTTTGTGCCCAGTGCCGCACAGACTTCACCCCTCACTGGAAGCAGGAGAAGAATGGTAAGATTCTATGTGAGCAGTGTATGACCTCCAACCAGAAGAAGGCTCTAAAGGCAGAACACACCAACCGGCTGAAAAATGCTTTTGTTAAAGCCCTACAGCAGGAACAG GAAATTGAACAGCGATTACAGCAGCAGGCAGCCCTCTCCCCCACTACGGCTCCAGCTGTGTCCAGTGTCAGTAAACAAGAGACCATAATGAGACATCATACGCTTCGGCAG GCTCCGCAGCCCCAAAGCAGCCTCCAGCGTGGTATACCCACATCTGCCCGTTCCATGCTTTCCAACTTTGCACAGGCACCCCAGCTGTCTGTGCCGGGGGGCCTCCTTGGTATGCCAG GTGTCAACATTGCATACTTGAACACTGGTATCGGAGGACACAAAGCCCCCAGTCTGGCAGACCGACAGCGGGAATACCTTTTAGACATGATCCCTCCCCGGTCTATATCGCAGTCCATCAGTGGACAGAAATAA
- the GATAD2B gene encoding transcriptional repressor p66-beta isoform X4: protein MDRMTEDALRLNLLKRSLDPADERDDVLAKRLKMEGHEAMERLKMLALLKRKDLANLEVPHELPTKQDGSGVKGYEEKLNGNLRPHGDNRTAGRPGKENINDEPVDMSARRSEPDRGRLTPSPDIIVLSDNEASSPRSSSRMEERLKAANLEMFKGKGIEERQQLIKQLRDELRLEEARLVLLKKLRQSQLQKENVVQKTPVVQNAASIVQPSPAHVGQQGLSKLPSRPGAQGVEQNLRTLQGHSVIRSATNTTLPHMLMSQRVIAPNPAQLQGQRGPPKPGLVRTTTPNMNPTINYQPQSSSSVPCQRTTSSAIYMNLASHIQPGTVNRVSSPLPSPSAMTDAANSQAAAKLALRKQLEKTLLEIPPPKPPAPLLHFLPSAANSEFIYMVGLEEVVQSVIDSQGKSCASLLRVEPFVCAQCRTDFTPHWKQEKNGKILCEQCMTSNQKKALKAEHTNRLKNAFVKALQQEQEIEQRLQQQAALSPTTAPAVSSVSKQETIMRHHTLRQAPQPQSSLQRGIPTSARSMLSNFAQAPQLSVPGGLLGMPGVNIAYLNTGIGGHKAPSLADRQREYLLDMIPPRSISQSISGQK from the exons ATGGATAGAATGACAGAGGATGCTCTTCGCCTGAATCTGTTGAAGCGGAGCTTGGACCCAGCTGATGAGCGAGATGATGTCCTGGCTAAACGACTCAAAATGGAAGGGCATGAGGCCATGGAACGTCTGAAAATGTTGGCACTGCTCAAACGAAAGGATTTGGCAAATCTTGAGGTGCCACATGAGTTACCCACTAAACAAGATGGCAGTGGAGTCAAGGGCTATGAAGAGAAGCTTAATGGGAATCTCAGGCCTCATGGAGACAACAGGACTGCTGGAAGGCCAGGCAAAGAAAACATCAATGATGAACCTGTAGATATGAGTGCCAGACGGAG TGAACCAGACCGAGGAAGACTAACTCCCTCCCCAGACATCATTGTTTTGTCTGATAATGAGGCTTCCAGCCCCCGTTCCAGCTCCCGAATGGAAGAAAGACTTAAAGCAGCCAACCTAGAGAtgtttaag GGGAAAGGCATTGAAGAACGGCAGCAACTCATCAAGCAGCTGAGAGATGAGCTGCGATTGGAAGAAGCCCGACTGGTGCTGTtaaagaaactgagacagagTCAGCTGCAGAAAGAGAACGTGGTCCAGAAG aCTCCAGTTGTACAGAATGCAGCATCTATTGTTCAGCCATCTCCTGCCCATGTGGGACAGCAAGGCCTGTCCAAGCTTCCCTCCCGGCCTGGGGCCCAAGGGGTTGAACAGAATTTGAGAACATTACAG GGTCACAGTGTCATCCGTTCAGCGACCAATACCACCCTCCCACACATGTTAATGTCTCAACGTGTGATTGCGCCAAACCCAGCCCAGCTACAGGGTCAGCGGGGCCCACCTAAGCCTGGCCTTGTACGCACCACAACACCCAATATGAATCCCACCATCAATTACCAACCG CAGTCAAGTTCTTCTGTTCCCTGTCAGCGCACAACATCCTCTGCCATCTATATGAATCTTGCCTCCCATATCCAGCCAGGGACCGTGAACAGAGTGTCCTCACCACTCCCTAGCCCCAGCGCCATGACAGATGCTGCCAACTCACAGGCTGCAGCCAAATTGGCTCTTCGCAAACAGCTGGAAAAGACACTCTTGGAGATTCCACCCCCTAAACCACCTGCTCCCTTGCTTCACTTCCTGCCTAGTGCAGCCAATAGCGAGTTCATCTACATGGTAGGCTTGGAGGAAGTCGTACAGAGTGTCATCGACAGCCAAG GGAAAAGCTGTGCCTCTCTTCTGCGGGTCGAACCCTTTGTTTGTGCCCAGTGCCGCACAGACTTCACCCCTCACTGGAAGCAGGAGAAGAATGGTAAGATTCTATGTGAGCAGTGTATGACCTCCAACCAGAAGAAGGCTCTAAAGGCAGAACACACCAACCGGCTGAAAAATGCTTTTGTTAAAGCCCTACAGCAGGAACAG GAAATTGAACAGCGATTACAGCAGCAGGCAGCCCTCTCCCCCACTACGGCTCCAGCTGTGTCCAGTGTCAGTAAACAAGAGACCATAATGAGACATCATACGCTTCGGCAG GCTCCGCAGCCCCAAAGCAGCCTCCAGCGTGGTATACCCACATCTGCCCGTTCCATGCTTTCCAACTTTGCACAGGCACCCCAGCTGTCTGTGCCGGGGGGCCTCCTTGGTATGCCAG GTGTCAACATTGCATACTTGAACACTGGTATCGGAGGACACAAAGCCCCCAGTCTGGCAGACCGACAGCGGGAATACCTTTTAGACATGATCCCTCCCCGGTCTATATCGCAGTCCATCAGTGGACAGAAATAA
- the GATAD2B gene encoding transcriptional repressor p66-beta isoform X2 codes for MCVRVHCRLKKLMMDRMTEDALRLNLLKRSLDPADERDDVLAKRLKMEGHEAMERLKMLALLKRKDLANLEVPHELPTKQDGSGVKGYEEKLNGNLRPHGDNRTAGRPGKENINDEPVDMSARRSEPDRGRLTPSPDIIVLSDNEASSPRSSSRMEERLKAANLEMFKGKGIEERQQLIKQLRDELRLEEARLVLLKKLRQSQLQKENVVQKTPVVQNAASIVQPSPAHVGQQGLSKLPSRPGAQGVEQNLRTLQGHSVIRSATNTTLPHMLMSQRVIAPNPAQLQGQRGPPKPGLVRTTTPNMNPTINYQPSSSSVPCQRTTSSAIYMNLASHIQPGTVNRVSSPLPSPSAMTDAANSQAAAKLALRKQLEKTLLEIPPPKPPAPLLHFLPSAANSEFIYMVGLEEVVQSVIDSQGKSCASLLRVEPFVCAQCRTDFTPHWKQEKNGKILCEQCMTSNQKKALKAEHTNRLKNAFVKALQQEQEIEQRLQQQAALSPTTAPAVSSVSKQETIMRHHTLRQAPQPQSSLQRGIPTSARSMLSNFAQAPQLSVPGGLLGMPGVNIAYLNTGIGGHKAPSLADRQREYLLDMIPPRSISQSISGQK; via the exons ATGTGTGTAAGAGTACATTGCAGACTGAAAAAACTAAT GATGGATAGAATGACAGAGGATGCTCTTCGCCTGAATCTGTTGAAGCGGAGCTTGGACCCAGCTGATGAGCGAGATGATGTCCTGGCTAAACGACTCAAAATGGAAGGGCATGAGGCCATGGAACGTCTGAAAATGTTGGCACTGCTCAAACGAAAGGATTTGGCAAATCTTGAGGTGCCACATGAGTTACCCACTAAACAAGATGGCAGTGGAGTCAAGGGCTATGAAGAGAAGCTTAATGGGAATCTCAGGCCTCATGGAGACAACAGGACTGCTGGAAGGCCAGGCAAAGAAAACATCAATGATGAACCTGTAGATATGAGTGCCAGACGGAG TGAACCAGACCGAGGAAGACTAACTCCCTCCCCAGACATCATTGTTTTGTCTGATAATGAGGCTTCCAGCCCCCGTTCCAGCTCCCGAATGGAAGAAAGACTTAAAGCAGCCAACCTAGAGAtgtttaag GGGAAAGGCATTGAAGAACGGCAGCAACTCATCAAGCAGCTGAGAGATGAGCTGCGATTGGAAGAAGCCCGACTGGTGCTGTtaaagaaactgagacagagTCAGCTGCAGAAAGAGAACGTGGTCCAGAAG aCTCCAGTTGTACAGAATGCAGCATCTATTGTTCAGCCATCTCCTGCCCATGTGGGACAGCAAGGCCTGTCCAAGCTTCCCTCCCGGCCTGGGGCCCAAGGGGTTGAACAGAATTTGAGAACATTACAG GGTCACAGTGTCATCCGTTCAGCGACCAATACCACCCTCCCACACATGTTAATGTCTCAACGTGTGATTGCGCCAAACCCAGCCCAGCTACAGGGTCAGCGGGGCCCACCTAAGCCTGGCCTTGTACGCACCACAACACCCAATATGAATCCCACCATCAATTACCAACCG TCAAGTTCTTCTGTTCCCTGTCAGCGCACAACATCCTCTGCCATCTATATGAATCTTGCCTCCCATATCCAGCCAGGGACCGTGAACAGAGTGTCCTCACCACTCCCTAGCCCCAGCGCCATGACAGATGCTGCCAACTCACAGGCTGCAGCCAAATTGGCTCTTCGCAAACAGCTGGAAAAGACACTCTTGGAGATTCCACCCCCTAAACCACCTGCTCCCTTGCTTCACTTCCTGCCTAGTGCAGCCAATAGCGAGTTCATCTACATGGTAGGCTTGGAGGAAGTCGTACAGAGTGTCATCGACAGCCAAG GGAAAAGCTGTGCCTCTCTTCTGCGGGTCGAACCCTTTGTTTGTGCCCAGTGCCGCACAGACTTCACCCCTCACTGGAAGCAGGAGAAGAATGGTAAGATTCTATGTGAGCAGTGTATGACCTCCAACCAGAAGAAGGCTCTAAAGGCAGAACACACCAACCGGCTGAAAAATGCTTTTGTTAAAGCCCTACAGCAGGAACAG GAAATTGAACAGCGATTACAGCAGCAGGCAGCCCTCTCCCCCACTACGGCTCCAGCTGTGTCCAGTGTCAGTAAACAAGAGACCATAATGAGACATCATACGCTTCGGCAG GCTCCGCAGCCCCAAAGCAGCCTCCAGCGTGGTATACCCACATCTGCCCGTTCCATGCTTTCCAACTTTGCACAGGCACCCCAGCTGTCTGTGCCGGGGGGCCTCCTTGGTATGCCAG GTGTCAACATTGCATACTTGAACACTGGTATCGGAGGACACAAAGCCCCCAGTCTGGCAGACCGACAGCGGGAATACCTTTTAGACATGATCCCTCCCCGGTCTATATCGCAGTCCATCAGTGGACAGAAATAA
- the GATAD2B gene encoding transcriptional repressor p66-beta isoform X1, translating to MCVRVHCRLKKLMMDRMTEDALRLNLLKRSLDPADERDDVLAKRLKMEGHEAMERLKMLALLKRKDLANLEVPHELPTKQDGSGVKGYEEKLNGNLRPHGDNRTAGRPGKENINDEPVDMSARRSEPDRGRLTPSPDIIVLSDNEASSPRSSSRMEERLKAANLEMFKGKGIEERQQLIKQLRDELRLEEARLVLLKKLRQSQLQKENVVQKTPVVQNAASIVQPSPAHVGQQGLSKLPSRPGAQGVEQNLRTLQGHSVIRSATNTTLPHMLMSQRVIAPNPAQLQGQRGPPKPGLVRTTTPNMNPTINYQPQSSSSVPCQRTTSSAIYMNLASHIQPGTVNRVSSPLPSPSAMTDAANSQAAAKLALRKQLEKTLLEIPPPKPPAPLLHFLPSAANSEFIYMVGLEEVVQSVIDSQGKSCASLLRVEPFVCAQCRTDFTPHWKQEKNGKILCEQCMTSNQKKALKAEHTNRLKNAFVKALQQEQEIEQRLQQQAALSPTTAPAVSSVSKQETIMRHHTLRQAPQPQSSLQRGIPTSARSMLSNFAQAPQLSVPGGLLGMPGVNIAYLNTGIGGHKAPSLADRQREYLLDMIPPRSISQSISGQK from the exons ATGTGTGTAAGAGTACATTGCAGACTGAAAAAACTAAT GATGGATAGAATGACAGAGGATGCTCTTCGCCTGAATCTGTTGAAGCGGAGCTTGGACCCAGCTGATGAGCGAGATGATGTCCTGGCTAAACGACTCAAAATGGAAGGGCATGAGGCCATGGAACGTCTGAAAATGTTGGCACTGCTCAAACGAAAGGATTTGGCAAATCTTGAGGTGCCACATGAGTTACCCACTAAACAAGATGGCAGTGGAGTCAAGGGCTATGAAGAGAAGCTTAATGGGAATCTCAGGCCTCATGGAGACAACAGGACTGCTGGAAGGCCAGGCAAAGAAAACATCAATGATGAACCTGTAGATATGAGTGCCAGACGGAG TGAACCAGACCGAGGAAGACTAACTCCCTCCCCAGACATCATTGTTTTGTCTGATAATGAGGCTTCCAGCCCCCGTTCCAGCTCCCGAATGGAAGAAAGACTTAAAGCAGCCAACCTAGAGAtgtttaag GGGAAAGGCATTGAAGAACGGCAGCAACTCATCAAGCAGCTGAGAGATGAGCTGCGATTGGAAGAAGCCCGACTGGTGCTGTtaaagaaactgagacagagTCAGCTGCAGAAAGAGAACGTGGTCCAGAAG aCTCCAGTTGTACAGAATGCAGCATCTATTGTTCAGCCATCTCCTGCCCATGTGGGACAGCAAGGCCTGTCCAAGCTTCCCTCCCGGCCTGGGGCCCAAGGGGTTGAACAGAATTTGAGAACATTACAG GGTCACAGTGTCATCCGTTCAGCGACCAATACCACCCTCCCACACATGTTAATGTCTCAACGTGTGATTGCGCCAAACCCAGCCCAGCTACAGGGTCAGCGGGGCCCACCTAAGCCTGGCCTTGTACGCACCACAACACCCAATATGAATCCCACCATCAATTACCAACCG CAGTCAAGTTCTTCTGTTCCCTGTCAGCGCACAACATCCTCTGCCATCTATATGAATCTTGCCTCCCATATCCAGCCAGGGACCGTGAACAGAGTGTCCTCACCACTCCCTAGCCCCAGCGCCATGACAGATGCTGCCAACTCACAGGCTGCAGCCAAATTGGCTCTTCGCAAACAGCTGGAAAAGACACTCTTGGAGATTCCACCCCCTAAACCACCTGCTCCCTTGCTTCACTTCCTGCCTAGTGCAGCCAATAGCGAGTTCATCTACATGGTAGGCTTGGAGGAAGTCGTACAGAGTGTCATCGACAGCCAAG GGAAAAGCTGTGCCTCTCTTCTGCGGGTCGAACCCTTTGTTTGTGCCCAGTGCCGCACAGACTTCACCCCTCACTGGAAGCAGGAGAAGAATGGTAAGATTCTATGTGAGCAGTGTATGACCTCCAACCAGAAGAAGGCTCTAAAGGCAGAACACACCAACCGGCTGAAAAATGCTTTTGTTAAAGCCCTACAGCAGGAACAG GAAATTGAACAGCGATTACAGCAGCAGGCAGCCCTCTCCCCCACTACGGCTCCAGCTGTGTCCAGTGTCAGTAAACAAGAGACCATAATGAGACATCATACGCTTCGGCAG GCTCCGCAGCCCCAAAGCAGCCTCCAGCGTGGTATACCCACATCTGCCCGTTCCATGCTTTCCAACTTTGCACAGGCACCCCAGCTGTCTGTGCCGGGGGGCCTCCTTGGTATGCCAG GTGTCAACATTGCATACTTGAACACTGGTATCGGAGGACACAAAGCCCCCAGTCTGGCAGACCGACAGCGGGAATACCTTTTAGACATGATCCCTCCCCGGTCTATATCGCAGTCCATCAGTGGACAGAAATAA